The following are encoded together in the Triticum dicoccoides isolate Atlit2015 ecotype Zavitan chromosome 6B, WEW_v2.0, whole genome shotgun sequence genome:
- the LOC119324318 gene encoding uncharacterized protein LOC119324318: MADIAPGSINFHRNIENCVVRIVYRVDGDVVKSTLGVVVSVGRGYCDIVARNSILEVKKPNRVRVYFPNNDRVRITSSEDLGNNIGMFHILGNDLQVAPMVLSSQDPLPNETIYLFTYKSFGRQCAILPPGNVTSIAGCQLKHDSTTPAEVDEEDSDGEILVNARGKLVGIVDEKHRQHATTSRVIRNALNKLGG; the protein is encoded by the exons ATGGCCGAT ATTGCTCCTGGTTCCATCAACTTCCACAGGAACATCGAAAATTGTGTGGTTCGGATAGTATATCGTGTGGATGGAGATGTTGTGAAATCTACACTGGGTGTTGTGGTTTCAGTTGGGAGAGGCTACTGTGACATTGTAGCAAGGAATTCTATATTGGAAGTGAAGAAACCGAATCGAGTTCGGGTTTATTTTCCTAATAATGACAGAGTTCGTATTACATCATCTGAGGACCTTGGCAATAACATTGGCATGTTCCATATCTTGGGTAATGATCTACAAGTAGCTCCAATGGTGCTTAGTTCTCAGGACCCTCTTCCAAATGAGACTATATATCTCTTCACATACAAATCATTTGGAAGACAGTGTGCAATATTACCCCCAGGAAATGTGACTAG CATTGCTGGATGTCAGCTTAAACATGATTCTACAACTCCTGCCGAGGTTGATGAAGAAGATAGTGATGGGGAAATTCTAGTTAATGCTAGAGGCAAACTTGTTGGTATTGTTGATGAAAAACACCGTCAACATGCCACTACTTCAAGAGTAATAAGAAATGCACTCAATAAGTTGGGAGGTTAA